From the genome of Streptomyces sp. NBC_00523:
GTCGCCGGCGGCACCACCGGGGCGGGGGAGGGGAACCTCCTGGTCTCCGACAAGCCGCCCGGGCCCGAACTCGACCTCGCCCGGCTCTCCGCCGCCCTCTGGCGCGAGCTGGCCGAAGTCCTGCCCGGGGCGGTCGAGTACGAGCAGAAGGGCGGCCTCGTCGTCGCGGCGGACGAGGAGTCCCTCGCGACCCTGACCGCGACCGCCGCCGGACAGGCCGGGGCAGGGGTACGCACCACCGCCGTCGCGCCGCACGAACTGCCCGCGCTGGAACCGCACCTGGCCCCCGGCCTCGCGGGCGGCGTCCTCTACCCGGAGGACGCCCAGGTCCAGCCCGCCCTCGCCGCCGCCCACCTGATCCGCGCCGCCCGCGACGCCGGGGCCGCCCTGCACACCGGCCGCCCGGTCACCGCCGTGCTCACCGGCCCCACGGGCGCGGTGCTCGGCGTCCGCACCGGGGCCGGTGACCTGCTCGCCCCGGCCGTGGTCAACGCGACGGGCGTCCGGGGCGGGGAGTTCGCCGCGCTCGCCGGGGTGGAGCTGCCGGTCCTGCCCCGGCGCGGGTTCGTCCTGGTGACCGAGCCGCTGCCGCCGCTGATCCGGCACAAGGTGTACGCCGCCGAGTACGTGGCCGACGTGTCCAGCGCGTCGGCCGCCCTGCAGACGTCACCGGTCGTGGAGGGCACCGCCGCCGGGCCCGTCCTCATCGGCGCCAGCCGCGAACGGGTCGGCTTCGACCGCACCCTGTCCGTGCCGGTGATCAGCGCGCTGGCCGGGGCGGCCGCCGCGCTGTTCCCGGTCCTCGGGGACGTCCGGGTGCTCCGCGCCTACCACGGCTTCCGCCCGTACCTGCCCGACCACCTCCCCGCCATCGGGCCCGACCGCCGGGTCCCCGGCCTCTTCCACGCCTGCGGTCACGAGGGCGCGGGCATCGGCCTCGCCCCGGCGACGGCGGCCCTGGTCACGGCGGCGATCCGGGGCGAGGAGCCACCCCTGGACACGGAGCCGTTCCGGCCGGACCGCTTCGGGGCGGACTCCGGGGGCGGGTCCCCGTGAGCCGCCCGCCTCCTCCGTGAGCCCCCCCGACCCTCCCCGTACCGCCCGATCCACGAGACAGGAGCCCCGGTGAGACGAGCACGCCGACGTGACCCCGCCCGCACCCCGTCCGGGCTTGCCGGGGCCGCACCCGGGCC
Proteins encoded in this window:
- a CDS encoding NAD(P)/FAD-dependent oxidoreductase, producing the protein MFTRQPLDVVVVGAGVVGAACAYYATRSGLSVAVVDGGPVAGGTTGAGEGNLLVSDKPPGPELDLARLSAALWRELAEVLPGAVEYEQKGGLVVAADEESLATLTATAAGQAGAGVRTTAVAPHELPALEPHLAPGLAGGVLYPEDAQVQPALAAAHLIRAARDAGAALHTGRPVTAVLTGPTGAVLGVRTGAGDLLAPAVVNATGVRGGEFAALAGVELPVLPRRGFVLVTEPLPPLIRHKVYAAEYVADVSSASAALQTSPVVEGTAAGPVLIGASRERVGFDRTLSVPVISALAGAAAALFPVLGDVRVLRAYHGFRPYLPDHLPAIGPDRRVPGLFHACGHEGAGIGLAPATAALVTAAIRGEEPPLDTEPFRPDRFGADSGGGSP